Genomic segment of Strigops habroptila isolate Jane chromosome 12, bStrHab1.2.pri, whole genome shotgun sequence:
GGCCCTAACTGTCAGCATTTAGGAATCTGGGCCTCTATAGACCAAGTCCATTGCCTGGCATCTTTTCGTATGTGCAGATAGATGCACACCCGTAGATCAAATTCCAACCAGCAGAGGGAAGTAGGTGGCCTCACACTATGTCAAGTTGGACCACAAAGGGCAATCTGAGCCCGTGCTCCCTGAGCTGCGAACAGCTCCAACTGCACAAAGTATCTGCTCAGCTATGGAAATAAAACAGTCACAGTATGAGTCCAAATATGGGTGAAGACCTCAGCACCCTtcgcctcagcaccctcaaaaGCAGGATGCAAAAAGGAACTACGAGGAATTTGCCTGCTCTGTTGTCCCTGTCTGCCCATGTTACCTCAGGAATTATTCAAGACATGGCAATATAATTACTCCAAAGCAAGCACTTGATTGTAGAAAGCTGTACTGAAATTATCACAAAGGTTTACCAGTGTCTTGATAAGTTATATTAAAATACTGATCTCCTCGAATTCTCCAGCAAAACAAGAACTCCAGGGACTCAAACCAGCAgcatttaaatttctctttcccttaaCTGGGCAAAGACTAACCGAGAATTAGACTCTGGGGGCCTTTGCAGAAAGATCTTCATTCAACTGGTGGCAGTTACCAGATTacttctttaagaaaacaaatggaactCCCATACATTCAGCGTGTCATCACTCAGATCCTTTCTCGTGTGCCTGTCTGTATCATATTCCCCACCCTTCATCAGgcttttatcttttcatttacattacTAGGCAGGGACTGCTTTTTTATATCTCTGTACAGCaccttgcaaaacaaaactgagccTTGGCCCCAGCTGGCAACGTAAGCACTACTGAAATACAAGTAATGATCTCAATTTTGGTGCACAGGTCCCTTACCAATATGCCTAAACAAGCCCAAAGGGGCAAACTTAGCTGGGAGAGGGAACAGATAACCTGGCATAGCCTTTATGCTGACCctgacaaaagcaaatgaagccAAAGCCCTTGCAGGAGTGGCTGCATGCCTGGTAGGAAACATGGTGAGACTCAACCAAGGCACTGTCAGAAACCAtgaaccacagcagcagcagcagttttcttgGCTGCATTCAACTGTGCTTGGCTGCATTCAACTGTGCATTTTGGATACAAAAGCCTCAGCGTGCTGTGGCCAGCCCCCCCAAACATTGCTTATGTTCCCACTGCAATCTCTTTTTCCAACTGAGACATTAAAGCAAATGCCTTACCCAACATTGACAATAAATCCGATTTCGGGGTACTTGCATTCTTCTCCGACCTTGGTGATGGCTCAGAGAAACGTGAGGAGACAGCCAGACCAAAGTAGGCTCCAAACAGGTGAACGTGCATCATGCTGATATTGTGTTCAACCTGTATCaagaaaataatcatagaatgattcgggttggaaaggatcttaagatcaggtagttccaaaccccctgccatgggcagggacgcctcaccctagaccatgaATTTGTAGTTTATTTCAGGCCACAGAAGACTTTGATGCAATTCCTGATAGTTGCTCATGTAACCTCACCATAAGCAATTGATTTTCACAGTGCCTCAGTTTATGCACAAGCTATTTATGCAAGATTAACTTACCTGAATTCAGTGCAGCTCATAAACACACAATTCCACTAACAAACCCCCAAAAGGCAACACGCTAAAGTCCCAGTGAATTTTTCCCTCATGTGCCTGAAATCATATTACAGTACCTTCAGGAATGTAATGTTGATCCATCTGCTCATATGGAAAACTATTAGCTCCAGAACTGTCATCAGAATTAATTGCACTGGGTTAGTCTTCCCAAGAACAGCTCCAGTGGAGATGACCACAGCAGTCATGCTCATAGCAGCCTTTATTAGTCTGCaataagagaaagaacaaaagaactCTGTATCAGGACCACACCAGGGCCAATACAGAAAGAATGACAGTCAAATGTGCTTAAAATGATTCCAATTCTAACAGGAACTAATTACCTTTCCAGATGATgttcattttgcctttgaagtAAAATTAACGAATCTATCAGCACGGAGCACTGGACACCAAGCACAATGATCAGGAGGTTGAATCCAGTGCTGCTAAACCCGTAtcttttcagaaacatcaggaaaaagcCAAATCCAAAAATCACCATGTGGTTGACAACTTGAAAAGCTGCATGATGGAAAAGACCAAGCCAGCAGTGAAGTTATTAATTCAGACTGGATTGCTGGTTAAAAAAGtcagttaaaaacaaatcacaatTAACTAAGAAGCCTTCAGATAACAATTCAGGTGCCATTATTATTCAATAAAGAATTCCAGAACTTTCCTTCCAATCAGAAAGTAAGCAATCAGAAAAACAATCCTCTTGACCCTGAGTTTAGTTTTCACAAAGTGATCAGAATGGATGATAGGGAGGAGGTTGAGGGATCCAAAAGCACAACAGAACCGAAGTACGTTTAGCAATGAAATTTgggctttcatttttcctgaggTGAATTTAAAGAGCTTTAGTTGGACGTTTCAGGGAGAGTCACTGGGAATTAGTGCTGATTCATTTCTTGAGGGCACGAGGGAAGAAATGAGTTACAAAGAGAAACCCAGATGATATTCTCATCTGGGTAGAGGAACAGAAATAGCTGCAGAAAGAGTTTAATATGGAAACCAGCACCATTGCGTAGAAGGCAGAGGCTGTCCAAGAGACAAGCCCTTGGATCGGTAGGTCTGAAAGCATCCCCCAGGACATGCAAACAGTCATATTCTCATATCCTTGTACTGGACTGTCCCTTCTGCAAAATACCAAGCTGCTAGGAAGTAGATCTGTATTTTTGGAGCTAGAAAACAGGGAGGGTAACACAAGAATGTCACGAGGATTAATCAGCTCTTATTTGCACAACACTGTAAATACACTGCACACTATGGCCATAGCATAACCTGCTAATATGTTCCTTTGATCAATGCACAAAATACATctccaaaatacatttcaatcCTTAATACCACTGTATtaacttcatttatttacatCGAGCACTCAAACGGAGACCAGTGCCATCCTGAATTCTTACTTTGTAGCCCAACAACGCTTTCACACACCAAGACCACTCAACACAGAGCAGTGTCTGCTCTGAGGAGTTGGTTGCACTCATAGGGGTCAAGATCACCAcaaacaggcagcagaaaaCAGACCAACAACGCCTTTTAGTATCACTTAGGCCTTCATTCACTGTCATTGCTTTGATATAATAAATACACAGCATACATGGCAAGGTAGGGCACTCAAAGGGCAGTAAACCATTTTACTTCTAACAAATACACAAACCCACTGGATCCCATCTCTACtgcactgcaaaagaaaagcaggcatTAACCCTTCCTTTCACGACAAGGCTGCTCGTCTTACCTGGGTAAGAGTTAATTAATAGAACATCATCTGTATGACGTATTGAGAGCAAAAAGTAAAAGAGGACGATGAAAACAGCTTCCAGAAAAAGGATTAGCCACGACACGCTGTTTCGGAAGTTGCGGTAACTGGAAGACATCGTGCACCAGACTACATGAAGCACAAACACAGTAATAATTTTGTCTATAAAAATGTTCCAGTAACCTCAAACCAATAGAAATGGAAGTTTAGGGGGGCAGGAATAAAAACGCAAGAGAGATAAAAAAGCCAAGAGGCATCAGCAACAAACACTTCCTTATCTGCGGCACGTCAGGAGCCCAAACTTACCACAACCAACAGGGACTGAACTCAAGAAGTACTCGTGAACGTAGACATATCAAGCTGTCAATGCTGCAGTGCTCCAGGACACCATCGTGCAGTACTTCAGCTGCTGTTGAGCCTCACAAAGCAACCAAACAGCAAGTAAAGAACATGGATCCTAAGAGTAGGATGTTGGAGTTTATGCAAAATTGTTTATTACATTCCTTGTACCCAGCTACCAGGAGCCCTCTGGAAGCCCTTGGTAAGCCCCAGGCTGGGAAGTCACCGTTGGGAACCAAACCACAGACCTGCACCTTCCCAGTGCTTTAATTCAGACCCAGCCTTCATCCAGAAGTGTATCAACTTCTGCTACCGCATTGTGGCTATAAGGTACCCGCTGCTTTATGGGTTCTGAACCTTTTGGTAAGGCACAGCTTTTGTTTAGTTGTTATTTTAAACCAGAAGCCACTAGAGCAAGCATTTTGGGCCCCTGAGCAGGGCTGTATGGTGGAAGTTAACTATGTTCAGTTCTGCACAGACATCATAATTCGTTAGGTAAGATCATTTGGTTGTTGAGGACAATTTATGAACCCATAATAGGAACATTACTATCTCTCAGTATTCACTGTGCTTTTGGTAAACTGAAACCTCTTTGTTCAGGTGGTCCAGGAGATTAAAGGACTGTAGTTATTCCTCAGACTTTCTGCTTCGAGGCCATTTCAAACAGAATGCTTGCGTGCTGGGGTCTGAGATAGTAACAGCGCATGCAGATGGGTAGAAAGCCACCTACTGGTGACAGAAATATGTATCAGACAAAAACATATGCAGAAAAATTCCAGTCAGTTTGTATTTTAGGGCATTCCTCCTGCAAACCCAGGCTAGACAGCACAATAACAGTCCTGAAGTCACCTGTGAAAGGTTTGAATTTGTGTCAGTAAATTGTACGTTCCTCACATGCAATATCAAATTGCTTTACCAGCTTTTACTTAGGTCTAATGAAAGCTAATCGTCCTTACCCCATCTCAGGCACTCCTAAACAACGTTCCAAGGAGTTTGCCAGACATGCCAAGTGCTGCCCTGCTGTCACAGAAGTCCTGATGCAGAAGGATCTTTCTGATCATCATTCTTTTGATGGGATCACGTGGGCAATTCGGAGAGAACCAGAGCACCTGGTGAGCTTTCTCCAGACACGACAGTAGCTGAAACAGCAGTTTAGGAATTGATTTAGCTGATGCAGTGTCTTTGCGTGGTTTATAAATGCAATGTACCTGATCAGCCTTCATCCGTCTCCTGCAAGACTCATTCCCTTGGGACTGACACCAGGACAGGAATGACCCAAACTCCTTCCACTATTTTGCCACAGTCAAATGACCACAATAAGCTCTTTGGGCACTTGTTACCAAATCCCCTGACAGTGTTAACACTCACGACACCAAAGGCTACACATCTACCAGTGATGTCCCTTACATGCTATGCTGTAAATGCTGATGCTCGAACTTCCGCCCAGAGAGCAAGAACCAAGCTCAGTGATCTCAAGACAGGGAGAAGCACAAATTAACTCTCACATTAGAGCTCCGCTACCAACAGAACGTCCCCATCGACTGAGCTCAGGGGCCGCAGCCTTACGCGCAGCCCCGTGCCCGTTTTAATGCCTCATCAGGGCCCACACCCCGCGGA
This window contains:
- the RHCE gene encoding blood group Rh(CE) polypeptide isoform X1, giving the protein MSSSYRNFRNSVSWLILFLEAVFIVLFYFLLSIRHTDDVLLINSYPAFQVVNHMVIFGFGFFLMFLKRYGFSSTGFNLLIIVLGVQCSVLIDSLILLQRQNEHHLERLIKAAMSMTAVVISTGAVLGKTNPVQLILMTVLELIVFHMSRWINITFLKVEHNISMMHVHLFGAYFGLAVSSRFSEPSPRSEKNASTPKSDLLSMLGTLFLWVFWPSFNSVLFESNSWRAICNTYFGLAVSAVTAFALSVLTTKDGKFRMTHIHSAVLAGGVAVGYAAHSIKYPWIAMILGLLASVITVLGSYCSQRCLNPPLKLHDTSGVHFTFGMPAVLGALAQVVLLIIENWTNLPSLGYLVMIQVGAFCLTISIALITGFIAGLILNLTVFKTIPVSKYFEDQFYWEFPHLAVGF
- the RHCE gene encoding blood group Rh(CE) polypeptide isoform X3, whose translation is MSSSYRNFRNSVSWLILFLEAVFIVLFYFLLSIRHTDDVLLINSYPAFQVVNHMVIFGFGFFLMFLKRYGFSSTGFNLLIIVLGVQCSVLIDSLILLQRQNEHHLERLIKAAMSMTAVVISTGAVLGKTNPVQLILMTVLELIVFHMSRWINITFLKVEHNISMMHVHLFGAYFGLAVSSRFSEPSPRSEKNASTPKSDLLSMLGTLFLWVFWPSFNSVLFESNSWRAICNTYFGLAVSAVTAFALSVLTTKDGKFRMRCLNPPLKLHDTSGVHFTFGMPAVLGALAQVVLLIIENWTNLPSLGYLVMIQVGAFCLTISIALITGFIAGLILNLTVFKTIPVSKYFEDQFYWEFPHLAVGF